One genomic segment of Nocardia spumae includes these proteins:
- a CDS encoding MarR family winged helix-turn-helix transcriptional regulator, with the protein MKTEVEDPLRLDRQVCFALAVANRSVLTVYRPLLEPMGLTHPQYLVMLALWGEAPMSVKAIAEAIQLDSATLSPLLKRLEAADLITRRRDRRDERALLIDLTDAGRALRARAERIPPAVVERLGVSLADLEELREVLTRVNSAARRAAEIQGAGDE; encoded by the coding sequence ATGAAGACCGAGGTCGAGGACCCGTTGCGGCTGGACCGGCAGGTGTGTTTCGCCCTGGCCGTCGCGAATCGATCGGTGCTGACGGTCTACCGCCCGCTGCTGGAACCGATGGGGCTCACCCATCCGCAGTATCTGGTGATGCTGGCACTGTGGGGCGAGGCGCCGATGTCGGTGAAGGCCATCGCCGAGGCGATCCAGCTCGATTCCGCGACGTTGTCCCCGCTGCTCAAGCGACTCGAGGCCGCCGATCTCATCACCCGCCGCCGCGACCGCCGCGACGAACGCGCGCTGCTGATCGATCTGACCGACGCCGGCCGCGCGCTGCGCGCCCGGGCCGAGCGCATACCACCGGCCGTCGTCGAGCGGTTGGGGGTGAGCCTCGCCGATCTCGAGGAATTGCGCGAGGTGCTGACCCGCGTCAACTCCGCCGCCCGGCGGGCCGCCGAAATTCAGGGAGCCGGCGATGAGTGA
- a CDS encoding oxygenase MpaB family protein, which produces MTTATQPWEPNYTDPHSDSYVVEESVPVSRAAEADRVPDSAGTRLPPLPLARTRIHIPDFYRSPRKRPAQLPDSLDFWMFAGAAANVAMQFAHPAVAAGVMESTVESGALMVHPWKRLRTTASYLAVAILGTPEEKKEFREAVNVAHRQVRSKPGSKVKYNAFDRHLQLYVAACIYIGFEDSHQLINGKMSPEELEAFYQGADTFGTTLQVHPDMWPKTRAEFDEYWVEACRQVIVDDAFRAYIGDLLHLRMIHWYLRILFGGLLRFLTAGFLPPHFREQMGVEWSAADQRRFEHLFQFVGFVNRFIPKFIRFSGTKMMMRDVQRRIRKQTVLV; this is translated from the coding sequence GATCGCGTACCGGACTCTGCCGGCACGCGACTGCCGCCGTTGCCCCTGGCGCGGACCCGCATTCACATTCCGGACTTCTACCGGTCGCCGCGCAAGCGGCCGGCGCAGTTGCCCGACTCGCTCGACTTCTGGATGTTCGCCGGCGCCGCCGCCAATGTCGCGATGCAGTTCGCCCATCCCGCGGTGGCCGCCGGTGTCATGGAGAGCACCGTGGAATCCGGTGCGCTGATGGTGCATCCGTGGAAGCGGCTGCGAACCACGGCCTCCTATCTCGCGGTGGCCATTCTCGGCACGCCCGAGGAGAAGAAGGAATTCCGGGAGGCTGTCAACGTCGCGCACCGCCAGGTGCGTTCCAAGCCCGGATCCAAGGTCAAGTACAACGCCTTCGACCGGCATCTGCAGCTGTATGTGGCGGCGTGTATCTACATCGGCTTCGAGGATTCTCACCAACTCATCAACGGCAAGATGTCACCCGAGGAACTCGAGGCGTTCTATCAGGGGGCGGATACGTTCGGCACCACCTTGCAGGTACATCCCGATATGTGGCCGAAGACGCGGGCCGAATTCGACGAGTACTGGGTCGAGGCGTGCCGGCAGGTGATCGTCGACGACGCTTTCCGCGCGTATATCGGTGATCTGCTGCATCTTCGGATGATCCACTGGTACCTGCGGATCCTGTTCGGTGGTCTGCTGCGCTTTCTGACCGCTGGATTCCTGCCCCCGCATTTCCGCGAGCAGATGGGCGTGGAGTGGAGTGCGGCCGATCAACGCCGGTTCGAGCATCTGTTCCAGTTCGTCGGTTTCGTCAATCGCTTCATTCCCAAGTTCATCCGGTTCTCCGGAACCAAGATGATGATGCGGGACGTGCAACGCCGAATTCGCAAACAGACCGTGCTGGTATGA
- a CDS encoding acyl-CoA dehydrogenase family protein: MPVDRLLPTTEAHDLIRLTRDIADKTLLPIVDEHEKSETYPEGVFATLGEAGLLSLPYPVEWGGGGQPYEVYLQVLEEIAARWAAIAVAVSVHSLACHPLFAFGTEEQQRRWLPEMLGGSTIGAYSLSEPQAGSDAAALACKATATTDGYRVNGTKAWITHGGIADFYNVFARTGEGSRGISCFLIPAGTEGLSFGKPEDKMGLTAVPTTSAHYDNALVAAERRIGAEGQGLQIAFSALDSGRLGIAAVATGLAQAALDEAVAYAQQRTAFGRKIIDHQGLGFLLADMAAAVDSARATYLDAARRRDAGQPYSRNASVAKLVATDAAMKVTTDAVQVLGGYGYTRDFRVERYMREAKITQIFEGTNQIQRLVIARSLAG; the protein is encoded by the coding sequence GTGCCCGTCGACCGCCTGCTACCCACCACCGAAGCGCACGATCTGATCCGGCTCACCCGCGATATCGCGGACAAGACACTGCTGCCCATCGTGGACGAACACGAGAAGTCCGAGACCTATCCCGAGGGCGTGTTCGCGACTCTGGGCGAGGCCGGGCTGCTGAGCCTGCCGTATCCGGTCGAATGGGGTGGCGGCGGTCAGCCCTACGAGGTGTATCTGCAGGTACTGGAGGAGATCGCGGCCCGCTGGGCGGCGATCGCGGTGGCCGTGAGCGTCCATTCGCTGGCCTGCCATCCGTTGTTCGCATTCGGCACCGAGGAACAGCAGCGGCGCTGGCTTCCGGAGATGCTGGGCGGCAGCACGATCGGCGCCTACAGCCTGTCGGAACCGCAGGCCGGATCCGATGCGGCCGCACTCGCCTGCAAGGCCACCGCGACCACCGACGGCTACCGTGTCAACGGCACCAAGGCGTGGATCACCCACGGCGGCATCGCCGACTTCTACAACGTATTCGCCCGCACCGGTGAGGGATCGCGCGGCATCTCCTGTTTCCTGATCCCCGCCGGCACCGAAGGGCTCAGCTTCGGCAAGCCCGAGGACAAGATGGGACTGACCGCGGTTCCGACCACCTCGGCGCATTACGACAATGCCCTCGTGGCGGCGGAGCGCCGGATCGGCGCGGAGGGCCAGGGGCTCCAGATCGCCTTCAGCGCACTGGATTCGGGACGGCTCGGCATCGCCGCGGTCGCGACCGGCCTGGCACAGGCGGCGCTGGACGAGGCGGTCGCTTACGCCCAGCAGCGAACCGCGTTCGGCCGCAAGATCATCGACCATCAGGGACTGGGATTCCTGCTCGCCGATATGGCGGCCGCGGTGGATTCCGCCCGCGCCACCTACCTCGACGCCGCTCGCCGTCGCGATGCGGGACAGCCGTACTCGCGCAATGCCTCGGTCGCCAAACTGGTCGCCACCGACGCCGCCATGAAGGTCACCACCGATGCCGTCCAGGTATTGGGCGGATACGGCTACACCCGCGATTTCCGGGTCGAACGGTATATGCGCGAGGCCAAGATCACCCAGATCTTCGAGGGCACCAACCAGATTCAGCGTCTGGTGATCGCCCGCTCACTGGCCGGCTGA
- a CDS encoding TetR/AcrR family transcriptional regulator: MDQLTRPEFATRRRSELFDALVDLFLAEGFAHLTLDDIAARLRCSKSTLYALAGSKEQLVRVATVHFFRRATDAVESEVARLSGAADRITGYLSAVGVALSAASERFMSDLDAFAPAREVYEINTRIAADRVRELVTEGVEAGEFRDVHAAFAADLAAAMMVRIQQGGVRAATGLDDAMAYRELAGLLTAGISR; this comes from the coding sequence ATGGACCAGCTCACCCGGCCCGAGTTCGCCACCCGGCGGCGCAGTGAACTCTTCGATGCCCTGGTCGATTTGTTCCTCGCCGAGGGGTTCGCCCACCTGACTCTCGACGACATCGCCGCCCGGCTGCGGTGCTCGAAATCGACCCTGTACGCACTGGCGGGAAGTAAGGAGCAGTTGGTCCGGGTGGCCACCGTGCACTTCTTCCGGCGCGCCACCGATGCGGTGGAGTCCGAGGTGGCGCGACTGTCCGGTGCGGCCGACCGCATCACCGGCTACCTGTCCGCGGTGGGGGTCGCGCTCTCGGCGGCCTCCGAGCGCTTCATGAGCGACCTCGATGCCTTCGCGCCGGCCCGGGAGGTCTACGAGATCAACACCCGGATCGCCGCCGATCGGGTTCGCGAACTCGTCACCGAGGGGGTGGAGGCGGGCGAATTCCGCGATGTCCACGCGGCATTCGCGGCCGATCTCGCGGCGGCGATGATGGTGCGTATCCAGCAGGGCGGCGTGCGCGCGGCGACCGGACTCGACGACGCTATGGCCTACCGGGAGCTGGCCGGCTTGCTGACGGCCGGTATCAGCCGCTGA